A stretch of the Mycobacterium sp. ITM-2016-00317 genome encodes the following:
- a CDS encoding MBL fold metallo-hydrolase → MQVTSVGHAGFRIDTKAGSILCDPWVNPAYFASWFPFPDNSELDWAALGDVDYLYVSHLHKDHFDPKNLREHVNKDAVVLLPDFPVPDLRRELENLGFHRFFETTDSVKHRVSGPKGDLDVMIIALRAPADGPIGDSGLVVDDGDTVAFNMNDARPVDLEVLDADFGQIDVHMLQYSGAIWYPMVYDMPARAKEAFGTQKRQRQMDRCRQYIAQVGATWVIPSAGPRFLDPDLRDLNDDHGDPANIFPDQVVFLDQMRSHGHDGGLLMIPGSTADFTGSQLNSLTHPVPEDDVLSIFTTGKAEYIADYAERMAPVLAAEKAAWAPAEGEPLLEPLRALFEPIMLQSDQICDGIGYPVELRLGPEVVVIDFPKRAVREAIPDEKFRYGFGIAPELVRTVLRDNEPDWVNTIFLSTRFSAWRVGGYNEYLYTFFKCLTDERIAYADGWFAEAHDDSSSITMEGWEIQRRCPHLKADLSKFGVVEGETLTCNLHGWQWNLANGRCLTTKGHELRSAKL, encoded by the coding sequence GTGCAGGTCACGAGCGTCGGGCACGCCGGCTTCCGTATCGACACCAAGGCCGGGAGCATCTTGTGCGATCCGTGGGTGAACCCCGCGTACTTCGCATCGTGGTTCCCGTTCCCCGACAACAGCGAGCTGGACTGGGCCGCACTCGGCGACGTCGACTACCTCTACGTGTCGCACCTGCACAAAGACCACTTCGACCCGAAGAACCTGCGCGAGCACGTGAACAAGGACGCCGTCGTGCTGCTGCCGGACTTCCCCGTGCCGGATCTGCGCCGCGAGCTGGAAAACCTGGGCTTCCACCGGTTCTTCGAGACCACCGACTCGGTCAAGCACCGGGTCAGCGGCCCCAAGGGCGACCTCGACGTGATGATCATCGCGCTGCGCGCCCCCGCCGACGGCCCGATCGGTGATTCCGGTCTCGTCGTCGACGACGGCGACACCGTCGCGTTCAACATGAACGACGCCCGCCCCGTCGATCTCGAAGTCCTCGACGCCGACTTCGGCCAGATCGACGTCCACATGCTGCAGTATTCGGGGGCCATCTGGTACCCGATGGTCTACGACATGCCCGCCCGCGCCAAGGAGGCGTTCGGCACCCAGAAACGTCAGCGCCAGATGGACCGGTGCCGCCAGTACATCGCCCAGGTCGGCGCGACGTGGGTGATCCCGTCGGCCGGCCCGCGTTTCCTGGATCCCGACCTGCGCGACCTCAACGACGACCACGGGGATCCGGCCAACATCTTCCCCGACCAGGTGGTCTTCCTGGATCAGATGCGCAGCCACGGACACGACGGCGGCCTGCTGATGATCCCCGGGTCGACCGCCGATTTCACTGGATCGCAACTGAATTCGCTGACCCACCCGGTTCCCGAGGACGACGTGTTGTCGATCTTCACCACCGGCAAGGCCGAATACATCGCCGACTACGCCGAGCGGATGGCGCCGGTGCTTGCCGCCGAGAAGGCCGCCTGGGCGCCGGCGGAGGGTGAACCGCTGCTCGAGCCGCTGCGCGCGCTGTTCGAACCCATCATGCTGCAGTCCGACCAGATCTGCGACGGCATCGGCTACCCGGTCGAACTGCGCCTGGGCCCAGAAGTCGTCGTCATCGACTTCCCGAAACGTGCTGTGCGGGAAGCCATCCCCGACGAGAAGTTCCGCTACGGCTTCGGCATCGCCCCCGAGTTGGTGCGCACGGTGCTGCGCGACAACGAGCCCGACTGGGTCAACACCATCTTCTTGTCCACCCGCTTCTCGGCATGGCGCGTCGGCGGCTACAACGAGTACCTCTACACGTTCTTCAAGTGCCTGACCGACGAGCGGATCGCCTACGCCGACGGCTGGTTCGCCGAGGCGCACGACGACAGCTCCTCGATCACGATGGAGGGCTGGGAGATACAGCGACGCTGCCCGCACCTGAAGGCGGATCTGTCGAAGTTCGGCGTCGTCGAGGGCGAGACCCTGACGTGCAACCTGCACGGGTGGCAATGGAATCTGGCCAACGGCCGGTGCCTGACCACCAAGGGCCACGAGCTGCGGTCGGCGAAGTTGTGA
- the serS gene encoding serine--tRNA ligase, with product MIDLKVLRENPDAVRASQLARGEDPGLVDALAEADVARRSAISAADNLRAEQKAASKLVGKASPEERPALLAAAKELAEKVKAAEVAQSEAEQAYTAAHMAISNVIIDGVPSGGEDDFVVLDTVGEPPALADPKDHLELGESLGLIDMERGAKVSGSRFYFLTGFGALLQLGLFQLAVRTATENGFTLMVPPVLVRPEIMAGTGFLGAHADEVYRVEGDDLYLVGTSEVPLAGYHSGEILDLSGGPLRYAGWSSCFRREAGSYGKDTRGIIRVHQFDKVEGFVYCRPEDAEAEHQRLLGWQRHMLGLIEVPYRVIDIAAGDLGSSAARKYDCEAWVPTQQTYRELTSTSNCTTFQARRLSVRYRDENGRPQTAATLNGTLATTRWLVAILENHQQPDGSVRIPEALVPYLGTDVLRPKS from the coding sequence GTGATCGACCTGAAGGTGCTGCGAGAGAACCCGGACGCCGTACGCGCTTCACAGCTGGCCAGGGGCGAGGACCCCGGTCTCGTCGACGCGCTCGCCGAGGCCGACGTCGCGAGGCGGTCCGCGATCTCGGCGGCCGACAATCTGCGGGCCGAGCAGAAGGCGGCCAGCAAACTCGTCGGGAAGGCCTCCCCGGAGGAACGTCCCGCACTGCTGGCCGCGGCCAAGGAACTCGCCGAGAAGGTCAAGGCCGCCGAGGTGGCGCAGTCCGAGGCCGAGCAGGCCTACACCGCCGCCCACATGGCGATCTCGAACGTCATCATCGACGGCGTGCCGTCCGGCGGCGAGGACGACTTCGTCGTGCTGGACACCGTCGGCGAACCGCCGGCCCTTGCGGATCCGAAGGACCACCTCGAGCTCGGCGAATCGCTCGGGCTGATCGACATGGAGCGCGGGGCCAAGGTGTCGGGCTCGCGGTTCTACTTCCTCACCGGGTTCGGGGCGCTGCTGCAGCTGGGGCTGTTCCAGCTCGCGGTGCGCACCGCCACCGAGAACGGTTTCACCCTGATGGTGCCGCCGGTGCTGGTGCGACCCGAGATCATGGCCGGGACCGGCTTCCTCGGCGCCCACGCCGACGAGGTCTACCGGGTGGAGGGCGACGACCTGTACCTGGTCGGGACATCCGAGGTGCCGCTGGCCGGCTACCACTCCGGCGAGATCCTCGACCTGTCGGGCGGGCCGCTGCGCTACGCCGGCTGGTCGTCGTGTTTCCGCCGGGAGGCGGGCAGTTACGGCAAGGACACCCGGGGCATCATCCGAGTGCACCAGTTCGACAAGGTCGAAGGCTTCGTCTACTGCCGCCCCGAGGACGCCGAGGCCGAACACCAGCGGCTGCTCGGCTGGCAGCGGCACATGCTGGGCCTGATCGAGGTGCCCTACCGGGTGATCGACATCGCCGCGGGCGATCTGGGGTCCTCGGCGGCGCGCAAGTACGACTGCGAGGCCTGGGTGCCCACCCAGCAGACCTACCGCGAACTCACCTCGACGTCGAACTGCACGACGTTCCAGGCGCGCCGGCTGTCGGTGCGCTACCGCGACGAGAACGGCAGGCCGCAGACCGCCGCGACGCTCAACGGCACGCTGGCCACCACCCGCTGGCTCGTCGCCATCCTGGAGAACCACCAGCAGCCCGACGGCAGCGTGCGCATTCCCGAAGCACTGGTGCCCTACCTCGGCACCGACGTGCTGAGGCCGAAAAGCTAA
- a CDS encoding septum formation family protein: protein MERMSDTPGPWWRSLQAASTRRALLLTALGGLLIAGVITALPQTDPSGGLTANSISLGPRGNDTFDHAKSGDCLNWPDRTPDAAEIVDCAAEHRFEVAESVDMRTFPGSEYGPDAAPPSAARIQQISQEQCSAAVKRYLGPRFDPNSRFTVSMLWSGDKAWRQSGERRMLCGLQLPGPNNQQLPFQGRVAEIDQSKVWPAGTCLGIDPATNQPTDIPVDCAAPHAMEVTGAVNLAAKFPQALPPEPEQDTFIKDECTKLTDAYLAPIKLRDTTLTLVYSTVSLPSWAAGSRQVSCSIGATLGNGGWSTLLNSAKGPLMINGQPPVPPPDIPEERLSLPPIPLPESSSSGSSSSSGSSGSSSGSSSSGSSGSSDSSSSESSESESSSDDSQHGPPAPAPPEQGNTFLNTPPPAPPADQLPPPAPPADQLPPPAPPVDPLLPPAAVPPVPGPPAVPPPPGV, encoded by the coding sequence ATGGAGCGGATGTCAGACACACCCGGACCCTGGTGGAGGAGCCTGCAGGCCGCGTCGACCCGGCGTGCGCTGCTGCTGACCGCCCTCGGCGGCCTCCTGATCGCCGGTGTGATCACCGCCCTGCCCCAGACCGATCCGTCCGGCGGGCTGACCGCGAACTCGATCTCGCTGGGCCCCCGCGGAAACGACACCTTCGACCACGCCAAGAGCGGCGACTGCCTGAACTGGCCCGACCGCACCCCGGACGCCGCGGAGATCGTCGACTGCGCCGCCGAGCACCGCTTCGAGGTGGCCGAGTCAGTCGACATGCGGACGTTCCCGGGCAGCGAGTACGGCCCCGACGCCGCACCCCCGTCGGCCGCGCGCATCCAGCAGATCAGCCAGGAGCAGTGCTCGGCGGCCGTGAAGCGCTATCTCGGCCCGCGCTTCGACCCGAACTCCCGGTTCACGGTCAGCATGCTGTGGTCGGGCGACAAGGCGTGGCGGCAGTCCGGCGAACGCCGGATGCTGTGCGGCCTGCAACTGCCCGGCCCGAACAACCAGCAGCTGCCGTTCCAGGGCCGGGTCGCCGAGATCGACCAGTCCAAGGTCTGGCCTGCGGGCACCTGCCTGGGCATCGACCCGGCGACCAACCAGCCCACCGACATCCCGGTCGACTGCGCGGCGCCGCACGCGATGGAGGTCACCGGCGCGGTCAACCTCGCCGCGAAGTTCCCGCAGGCGCTTCCGCCGGAACCCGAGCAGGACACGTTCATCAAGGACGAGTGCACCAAGCTGACCGATGCCTACCTGGCGCCGATCAAGCTGCGCGACACCACGCTGACCCTGGTCTACAGCACGGTGTCGCTGCCCAGCTGGGCCGCGGGCAGCCGTCAGGTGTCCTGCAGCATCGGCGCCACCCTCGGCAACGGGGGCTGGTCGACGCTGTTGAACAGCGCCAAAGGCCCGTTGATGATCAACGGCCAGCCGCCGGTCCCGCCGCCGGACATCCCCGAGGAGCGCCTGAGCCTGCCGCCGATCCCGCTGCCCGAGTCGTCCTCCAGCGGGTCGTCGAGCTCGTCCGGATCGTCGGGTTCGTCGTCCGGATCGTCTTCCTCCGGGTCGTCGGGTTCGTCGGACTCGTCGTCGTCGGAGTCGTCGGAGTCGGAGTCGTCGTCGGACGACAGCCAGCACGGACCGCCGGCCCCGGCGCCTCCGGAGCAGGGCAACACGTTCCTCAACACCCCGCCGCCCGCGCCGCCGGCCGACCAGCTCCCGCCGCCGGCGCCCCCGGCCGACCAGCTGCCGCCGCCCGCTCCGCCGGTCGACCCGCTGCTGCCGCCCGCGGCGGTCCCGCCGGTCCCGGGCCCGCCGGCCGTGCCGCCTCCGCCGGGGGTGTAG
- a CDS encoding histidine phosphatase family protein has translation MSGRLVLVRHGQSHSNVARRLDTRPPGAELTDLGREQARSFARGLTRPPAMVAHSIAVRAVQTADHIAAEAATARNRHEFEGLHEVQVGELEDRTDEAAHDEFNAVYRRWHQGEFDLALPGGETARQVLDRYVPVLEQLRMRYLDDAAWHGDIVVVSHGAAIRLVSAVLAGVDSSFAVDHHLANTESVVLAPVTDGRWTCVQWGKLTPPFGPGATVTSGVDPTGSTDPMG, from the coding sequence GTGAGCGGGCGTCTGGTGCTGGTGCGGCACGGCCAGTCGCACAGCAACGTAGCGCGCCGACTGGACACCAGGCCACCGGGAGCCGAACTGACCGACCTGGGCCGCGAGCAGGCGCGGTCGTTCGCCCGGGGGCTGACCCGCCCGCCGGCGATGGTCGCGCACTCGATCGCCGTCCGGGCGGTCCAGACGGCCGACCACATCGCCGCCGAGGCCGCCACGGCCCGGAACAGGCACGAGTTCGAGGGTCTGCACGAGGTCCAGGTGGGCGAGTTGGAGGACCGCACCGACGAGGCCGCCCACGACGAGTTCAACGCCGTCTACCGGCGCTGGCACCAGGGCGAGTTCGATCTCGCGCTGCCCGGCGGGGAGACCGCGCGACAGGTGCTCGACCGCTACGTGCCGGTGCTCGAGCAGCTGCGCATGCGCTACCTCGACGACGCAGCCTGGCACGGCGACATCGTCGTCGTCAGCCACGGCGCGGCGATCCGGCTGGTCTCGGCGGTACTGGCCGGCGTGGACAGCAGCTTCGCGGTCGACCACCACCTGGCCAACACCGAATCGGTGGTGCTGGCCCCGGTCACCGACGGCCGCTGGACCTGCGTGCAGTGGGGCAAGTTGACCCCGCCGTTCGGTCCCGGCGCCACGGTCACGAGCGGCGTCGACCCGACCGGCTCAACCGACCCGATGGGCTGA
- the pheA gene encoding prephenate dehydratase gives MEANGLIPSTLPDAGPEPVTRIPAESTSAALAAVRSGDADYACVPIENSIDGSVIPSLDSLAVGSPLQIYAELTLDVSFTIAVRPGSVAADVRTVAAYPVAAAQVKHWLAEHLPKAELVPANSNAAAAQDVAAGRADAAVSTALATERYGLAPLAADVVDEPNARTRFVLAGRPGPPPKRTGADRTSVVLQLANVPGALVSAMTELAMRDIDLTNIESRPTRTELGTYKFYLDFVGHIDDVPVAEALRALHRRCDDVRYLGSWPTGDAVGAPPPPMDEATAWLNRLREGRP, from the coding sequence ATCGAGGCCAACGGGCTGATTCCTTCGACACTGCCGGACGCCGGGCCCGAGCCCGTCACCCGGATCCCCGCCGAGAGCACCTCGGCCGCGCTGGCCGCGGTGCGGTCCGGCGACGCGGACTATGCGTGCGTGCCGATCGAGAACTCGATCGACGGGTCGGTGATCCCCAGCCTGGACAGTCTGGCCGTCGGGTCCCCGCTGCAGATCTACGCGGAACTGACCCTGGACGTGTCGTTCACCATCGCGGTACGTCCGGGCTCGGTCGCCGCCGACGTGCGCACCGTCGCGGCCTACCCGGTGGCCGCTGCGCAGGTCAAGCACTGGCTCGCCGAGCATCTGCCGAAAGCCGAACTGGTGCCTGCCAATTCGAACGCCGCGGCGGCGCAGGACGTGGCCGCCGGGCGGGCGGACGCCGCGGTGAGTACCGCGCTGGCCACCGAGCGGTACGGGCTGGCGCCGCTGGCCGCCGACGTCGTCGACGAGCCGAACGCCCGCACCCGGTTCGTGCTGGCCGGGCGACCGGGCCCGCCCCCGAAACGCACCGGCGCCGACCGGACCTCGGTGGTGCTGCAGTTGGCCAACGTCCCCGGCGCGCTGGTCTCGGCGATGACGGAACTCGCGATGCGCGACATCGATCTGACCAACATCGAGTCCAGGCCGACCCGCACCGAGCTCGGCACCTACAAGTTCTACCTGGACTTCGTCGGGCACATCGACGACGTCCCGGTCGCCGAGGCGCTGCGGGCGTTGCACCGCCGCTGCGACGACGTGCGATATCTCGGGTCGTGGCCCACCGGGGACGCGGTCGGTGCGCCGCCGCCGCCGATGGACGAGGCGACGGCGTGGTTGAACCGACTCCGGGAGGGCCGCCCGTGA
- a CDS encoding DUF2470 domain-containing protein, with protein sequence MTAPAATSAPTTAERIRSACARGGGAMLAVEGIDPAATPVHHLLDDGSFAITLPADGLLAAAVVSAGNAGIQAVLEMTDYAPLPLREPVRSLVWIQGRLRDVPLGEVSALLDLIAEADPNPALLQVNSGQHEHAGSAPEATRYALMRLEIESVVVADSTGAESVAVGALLGARPDPFCAMESSWLQHMESAHRDVVTRLASRLPASLRRGRVRPLGLDRYGVQLRVENSEGDHDVRLPFARPVDDVTGLSQAIRVLMGCPFLNGLRARGA encoded by the coding sequence ATGACAGCACCGGCAGCGACTTCGGCCCCCACCACCGCGGAGCGCATCCGCAGCGCCTGCGCGCGGGGCGGCGGGGCGATGCTCGCGGTCGAAGGCATCGACCCGGCCGCCACTCCCGTGCACCACCTGCTCGACGACGGCTCGTTCGCGATCACCCTGCCCGCCGACGGACTGCTGGCCGCCGCGGTGGTCTCGGCGGGCAACGCGGGCATCCAGGCCGTGCTGGAGATGACCGACTACGCGCCACTGCCGTTGCGCGAACCGGTGCGCTCCCTGGTCTGGATCCAGGGCAGGCTGCGCGACGTCCCGCTCGGCGAGGTGTCCGCACTGCTGGACCTGATCGCCGAAGCTGACCCCAACCCCGCTCTGCTGCAGGTCAATTCGGGACAGCATGAGCACGCAGGCAGCGCTCCGGAGGCCACCCGCTACGCGCTGATGCGCTTGGAGATCGAATCGGTCGTGGTCGCCGACTCGACCGGCGCCGAGTCCGTCGCGGTCGGCGCCCTGCTCGGCGCCCGGCCGGACCCGTTCTGCGCGATGGAGTCCAGCTGGTTGCAGCACATGGAGTCCGCGCACCGCGACGTGGTCACCCGGCTCGCGTCGCGGCTGCCCGCCTCCCTGCGCCGGGGCCGGGTGCGGCCGCTGGGCCTGGACCGCTACGGCGTGCAACTGCGGGTGGAGAACTCCGAGGGCGACCACGACGTGCGGCTGCCGTTCGCCCGGCCCGTCGACGACGTGACCGGCCTCAGCCAGGCCATCCGGGTGCTGATGGGCTGCCCGTTCCTCAACGGCCTGCGCGCCCGCGGCGCCTGA
- a CDS encoding type II CAAX endopeptidase family protein, with the protein MTATADEPTDAQRRALRIEIGVVLAVTFALSGYTALLSLIESVLLGLAGQTVELNPIRSPFDLIDLGLNLARLFQLLAWGALAVYLLWRGGDGPARIGLARIRWRKDVLGGVGLAALIGIPGLALYQIARLLGLNAAVEPAELNDTWWRIPLLLLVSFGNGWAEEVIVVGYLLTRLRQLRVNPWWALAISSLLRGIYHLYQGFGAGLGNLAMGLVFGYFYQRTGRLWPLIVAHTLIDAVAFVGYSLLYERLEWLL; encoded by the coding sequence GTGACCGCGACCGCCGATGAACCCACCGATGCGCAGCGCCGCGCGCTGCGCATCGAGATCGGCGTCGTGCTGGCGGTCACCTTCGCGCTGAGCGGCTACACCGCGCTGCTCAGCCTCATCGAGAGCGTCCTGCTCGGGTTGGCCGGCCAGACCGTCGAGCTCAATCCGATCCGCTCGCCGTTCGACCTGATCGACCTCGGCCTGAACCTGGCCAGGCTCTTCCAGCTGTTGGCCTGGGGCGCGCTGGCGGTGTACCTGCTCTGGCGCGGCGGGGACGGGCCGGCCCGCATCGGTCTGGCCCGGATCCGCTGGCGCAAAGACGTTCTCGGCGGGGTCGGGCTGGCCGCGCTGATCGGGATACCCGGGCTGGCGCTCTACCAGATCGCCCGGCTGCTCGGCCTCAATGCCGCCGTCGAACCCGCCGAGCTCAACGACACCTGGTGGCGCATCCCGCTGCTGCTGCTGGTGTCCTTCGGCAACGGCTGGGCCGAGGAGGTCATCGTCGTCGGGTATTTACTGACCCGGCTGCGTCAGCTGAGGGTCAATCCGTGGTGGGCCCTGGCGATCTCCAGCCTGCTGCGCGGCATCTACCACCTCTACCAGGGGTTCGGCGCCGGGCTGGGCAACCTCGCGATGGGTCTGGTGTTCGGCTACTTCTACCAGCGCACCGGCCGGCTGTGGCCGCTCATCGTCGCCCACACATTGATCGACGCCGTCGCCTTCGTCGGCTACTCGCTGCTGTACGAACGTCTCGAGTGGCTGCTCTGA
- a CDS encoding LCP family protein codes for MALLVLLAVGTVAAGVWVDSSLTRVAALVDYPERPPQGEGTTWLLVGSDGREGLTPEQQAELATGGVLGGSRTDTILVVHLPGLGAPTRATMVSIPRDSYVSIPGYGSDKINAAFSVGGPQLLAQTVELATGLRIDHYAEIGFGGFASLVDAVGGVTLCPPEPIDDPLAGINLPAGCQRLDGRSALGFVRSRATPRADLDRMANQRQFMSALVERAASPAVLLNPLRWYPLLHAAAGTVSVGTGDHVWDLARLAWGLRGDITTVTVPIGEFTANGSGSIVVWDTEAAQRLFSALASDTPVPQDLLDGAGP; via the coding sequence ATGGCGCTGCTCGTGCTGCTCGCGGTGGGCACGGTCGCGGCGGGTGTGTGGGTCGACTCGTCGCTGACCCGGGTCGCGGCACTGGTCGATTACCCCGAGCGGCCGCCGCAGGGCGAAGGCACGACGTGGCTGCTCGTCGGCTCGGACGGGCGCGAGGGGCTGACCCCCGAGCAGCAGGCCGAGCTCGCCACCGGCGGAGTGCTCGGCGGCAGCCGCACCGACACGATCCTGGTGGTGCATCTGCCCGGACTGGGCGCCCCGACCCGGGCGACGATGGTGTCGATTCCGCGCGACTCGTACGTCTCGATCCCCGGCTACGGCAGCGACAAGATCAACGCCGCGTTCTCCGTCGGCGGTCCGCAGCTGCTGGCCCAGACGGTCGAGCTGGCCACCGGCCTGCGTATCGACCACTACGCCGAGATCGGCTTCGGCGGCTTCGCGAGCCTGGTCGACGCCGTCGGCGGGGTGACGCTGTGTCCGCCCGAACCCATCGACGACCCCCTGGCGGGCATCAACCTGCCCGCCGGCTGCCAACGGCTGGACGGCCGCTCGGCGCTGGGCTTCGTGCGTTCGCGGGCGACCCCGCGGGCCGATCTGGACCGGATGGCCAATCAGCGCCAGTTCATGAGCGCGCTGGTCGAGCGCGCGGCCAGCCCGGCCGTGCTGCTCAACCCGTTGCGGTGGTATCCGCTGCTGCACGCCGCCGCGGGCACCGTGTCGGTCGGCACCGGCGACCACGTGTGGGACCTCGCCCGGCTCGCGTGGGGCCTGCGGGGCGACATCACCACGGTGACGGTGCCGATCGGCGAGTTCACCGCGAACGGGTCCGGGTCGATCGTGGTGTGGGACACCGAGGCCGCCCAGCGGCTGTTCTCCGCGCTCGCGTCCGACACACCGGTGCCCCAGGACCTCCTCGACGGCGCCGGTCCATAA
- a CDS encoding ferritin: protein MTSVAASDALDTKFHGLLNDQVRSELGASQQYLAIAVHFDSDDLPQLAEFFYRQSVEERNHAMMLVRYLVDRGVRAEIPAVDPVRNSFETPREAIAFALDLEREVTDQISRLAATARDEGDYLGEQFMQWFLKEQVEEVAQMTTLVRIADRAGANLFHLEDFVARELAAPSADPSAPKAAGGAL, encoded by the coding sequence ATGACTTCCGTTGCCGCCTCCGATGCACTCGACACCAAATTCCACGGCCTGCTCAACGACCAGGTGCGTAGCGAACTCGGAGCATCTCAGCAGTACCTCGCGATCGCGGTGCACTTCGACAGCGACGACCTCCCGCAGCTGGCCGAGTTCTTCTATCGCCAGTCGGTCGAGGAACGCAATCACGCGATGATGCTGGTGCGCTACCTGGTCGATCGCGGTGTCCGCGCCGAGATCCCGGCCGTGGACCCGGTGCGCAACTCCTTCGAGACCCCGCGTGAGGCCATCGCGTTCGCGCTCGATCTGGAGCGTGAGGTCACCGACCAGATCAGCCGGCTGGCCGCCACCGCCCGCGACGAGGGCGACTACCTCGGCGAGCAGTTCATGCAGTGGTTCCTCAAGGAACAGGTCGAAGAGGTCGCGCAGATGACCACCCTCGTGCGGATCGCCGACCGGGCGGGCGCGAACCTGTTCCACCTCGAGGACTTCGTGGCACGCGAACTCGCCGCTCCGTCGGCGGACCCGTCCGCCCCCAAGGCCGCGGGCGGCGCGCTCTAA
- a CDS encoding glycerophosphodiester phosphodiesterase encodes MNSGGTFCGHPFVVAHRGASAGRPEHTLAAYELALEEGADAVECDVRLTRDGHLVCVHDRRLDRTSTGSGLVSDMTLAQLRDLDFGSWHPSWKDDGSIGDTGLLTLDSLVSLVMDWNRPVKMFIETKHPVRYGALVESKVLALLHRYGIASPASADLSRAVVMSFSAAAVWRIRRAAPLLPTVLLGETSRYLGGSAATTVGATAVGPSIATLREHPELVDRAAAQGRALYCWTVDHYEDVQYCRDLGVAWVATNHPGRTKSWLQTGLTGAERD; translated from the coding sequence ATGAACTCGGGCGGGACGTTCTGCGGTCATCCATTCGTGGTCGCGCACCGAGGTGCCTCGGCCGGGCGTCCCGAACACACCCTGGCGGCCTACGAACTCGCCCTCGAAGAGGGCGCGGACGCCGTCGAGTGCGATGTGCGGCTGACCCGCGACGGGCATCTGGTCTGCGTGCACGACCGCAGGCTCGACCGCACGTCCACCGGTTCCGGACTGGTCAGCGACATGACCCTGGCGCAACTGCGCGACCTGGACTTCGGTTCCTGGCATCCCAGCTGGAAGGACGACGGCAGCATCGGCGACACCGGTCTGCTGACCCTCGACAGCCTGGTCTCGCTGGTCATGGACTGGAACCGGCCGGTGAAGATGTTCATCGAGACCAAGCATCCGGTGCGGTACGGCGCGCTGGTGGAGAGCAAGGTGCTCGCGCTGCTGCACCGCTACGGCATCGCGTCGCCCGCCTCGGCCGATCTGTCCCGCGCGGTGGTGATGTCCTTCTCGGCGGCCGCGGTGTGGCGGATCCGTCGCGCGGCGCCGCTGCTGCCGACCGTGCTGCTGGGCGAGACGTCGCGGTATCTCGGGGGCAGTGCGGCCACCACCGTGGGCGCGACCGCGGTGGGTCCGTCCATCGCCACCCTGCGGGAACATCCCGAGCTGGTCGACCGGGCCGCCGCGCAGGGCCGCGCGCTGTACTGCTGGACCGTCGACCACTACGAGGATGTGCAGTACTGCCGCGACCTCGGGGTGGCCTGGGTCGCGACGAACCACCCCGGCCGCACCAAGTCCTGGCTGCAGACCGGTCTGACCGGCGCCGAGCGCGACTGA
- a CDS encoding DUF4328 domain-containing protein, whose amino-acid sequence MIQVCSQCGTRWNVRDRQRVWCPRCRGTLLAPSGHASGQGWGPGHGPHPDPKRQGQPLPSGYRWVAVRPGAPPHPRRARRELGPTPRYQSIPRWGLVEHFESPVEHAPQRKGPSPTAVQMTLVVTVATLGAAAFVHLVRYVLLIINRSVLLNPWVAGAATWGGVAVSVAAAFMTVASVVVLMNWLIARRAAAFAHAGQTEPRPGWALRLGCLIPFANLLWAPVFVIELAGIEGRQRWLQRPVLVWWLLWVASTVVSVFAFATSFRADPQGIADNTVITIVAYLFAAAALLAALKVFLGFEQQPVERPAQRWVMVAAGAEESEAPERPEPARAVESAGENSAA is encoded by the coding sequence ATGATCCAAGTGTGTTCCCAGTGCGGAACGCGGTGGAACGTGCGCGACCGGCAGCGGGTGTGGTGCCCGCGCTGTCGCGGCACGCTGCTCGCACCGTCGGGCCATGCTTCCGGGCAGGGTTGGGGTCCTGGCCACGGCCCGCACCCGGACCCGAAGCGTCAGGGCCAGCCGCTGCCGTCCGGCTACCGCTGGGTGGCGGTACGGCCGGGCGCGCCTCCCCATCCCCGCCGCGCACGCCGTGAGCTCGGTCCGACCCCGCGGTATCAGAGCATCCCGCGATGGGGTCTGGTCGAACACTTCGAAAGCCCCGTCGAACACGCTCCCCAGCGCAAGGGACCGTCCCCGACCGCGGTGCAGATGACGCTGGTGGTGACCGTCGCCACGCTGGGGGCCGCGGCGTTCGTCCACCTGGTGCGTTACGTGCTGCTGATCATCAACCGTTCGGTGCTGCTGAACCCGTGGGTCGCGGGGGCGGCCACCTGGGGCGGTGTCGCGGTGAGCGTCGCGGCAGCGTTCATGACGGTGGCCAGCGTCGTCGTGCTGATGAACTGGCTGATCGCGCGCCGGGCGGCGGCGTTCGCGCACGCCGGTCAGACCGAGCCGAGACCCGGGTGGGCGCTGCGGCTGGGTTGCCTGATCCCGTTCGCCAACCTGCTGTGGGCGCCGGTGTTCGTGATCGAGCTCGCCGGGATCGAGGGCAGACAGCGCTGGTTGCAGCGACCGGTCCTGGTGTGGTGGCTGCTGTGGGTGGCCAGCACCGTGGTGTCGGTGTTCGCGTTCGCGACCAGCTTCAGGGCGGACCCGCAGGGCATCGCCGACAACACCGTGATCACGATCGTGGCGTACCTGTTCGCGGCCGCGGCGCTGCTCGCCGCGCTCAAGGTGTTCCTCGGTTTCGAGCAGCAACCGGTGGAGAGACCCGCCCAGCGGTGGGTCATGGTGGCGGCCGGCGCCGAGGAATCCGAGGCACCCGAGCGCCCCGAACCCGCGCGTGCGGTTGAGAGCGCCGGGGAGAATTCGGCAGCATAG